The following coding sequences lie in one Oncorhynchus nerka isolate Pitt River linkage group LG14, Oner_Uvic_2.0, whole genome shotgun sequence genomic window:
- the LOC115141483 gene encoding sodium channel regulatory subunit beta-3-like isoform X2 has product MRLRSKIFQDPMDTDSLRTCPRQLSQRIPNMRSRTRVILHSLLLLVLVVQVSRPVCVDVPSETEAVVGNPMKLTCISCMKREEVNAETRVDWYYIPPDEEPISIYLFDGKPRDLEGPWRGRLMWNGSKDLQELSISILNVTMNDTGTYKCVVFRQFEFDCYSPSVTNSLIINLVVREEASEDTTALYSEIMMYVLLVFLTCWLLVEMVYCYRKISKSEEQAQDTAY; this is encoded by the exons GAGAACGTGTCCAAGACAGCTATCCCAGAGAATACCGAATATGAGATCTCGAACCAGGGTTATATTGCATTCTCTATTACTGTTGGTTTTAGTAG TGCAGGTGAGCAGGCCAGTATGTGTGGATGTGCCCTCAGAAACAGAGGCTGTTGTTGGGAACCCCATGAAACTGACCTGCATCTCATGTATGAAGAGGGAGGAGGTCAACGCGGAGACACGCGTGGACTGGTACTACATCCCACCTGACGAAGAACCCATCTCT ATCTACCTGTTTGATGGAAAACCCAGGGACCTGGAGGGGCCTTGGAGGGGTCGCCTGATGTGGAATGGAAGTAAAGACCTGCAGGAACTATCCATCAGTATCCTCAACGTCACAATGAACGACACGGGCACCTACAAGTGTGTGGTCTTCCGACAGTTTGAGTTTGACTGCTACTCTCCCTCGGTTACCAACAGCCTGATAATCAACCTGGTGGTCAGAGAGGAAG CCAGTGAGGACACCACTGCCCTGTACTCAGAGATCATGATGTATGTCCTGCTGGTCTTCCTTACCTGCTGGCTCCTGGTGGAGATGGTATACTGCTACAGGAAGATCTCCAAGTCAGAGGAGCAGGCCCAGGACACCGC GTACTGA
- the LOC115141483 gene encoding sodium channel regulatory subunit beta-3-like isoform X1, which yields MRLRSKIFQDPMDTDSLRTCPRQLSQRIPNMRSRTRVILHSLLLLVLVVQVSRPVCVDVPSETEAVVGNPMKLTCISCMKREEVNAETRVDWYYIPPDEEPISIYLFDGKPRDLEGPWRGRLMWNGSKDLQELSISILNVTMNDTGTYKCVVFRQFEFDCYSPSVTNSLIINLVVREEASEDTTALYSEIMMYVLLVFLTCWLLVEMVYCYRKISKSEEQAQDTATNYLAIPSENKENLGVPVTE from the exons GAGAACGTGTCCAAGACAGCTATCCCAGAGAATACCGAATATGAGATCTCGAACCAGGGTTATATTGCATTCTCTATTACTGTTGGTTTTAGTAG TGCAGGTGAGCAGGCCAGTATGTGTGGATGTGCCCTCAGAAACAGAGGCTGTTGTTGGGAACCCCATGAAACTGACCTGCATCTCATGTATGAAGAGGGAGGAGGTCAACGCGGAGACACGCGTGGACTGGTACTACATCCCACCTGACGAAGAACCCATCTCT ATCTACCTGTTTGATGGAAAACCCAGGGACCTGGAGGGGCCTTGGAGGGGTCGCCTGATGTGGAATGGAAGTAAAGACCTGCAGGAACTATCCATCAGTATCCTCAACGTCACAATGAACGACACGGGCACCTACAAGTGTGTGGTCTTCCGACAGTTTGAGTTTGACTGCTACTCTCCCTCGGTTACCAACAGCCTGATAATCAACCTGGTGGTCAGAGAGGAAG CCAGTGAGGACACCACTGCCCTGTACTCAGAGATCATGATGTATGTCCTGCTGGTCTTCCTTACCTGCTGGCTCCTGGTGGAGATGGTATACTGCTACAGGAAGATCTCCAAGTCAGAGGAGCAGGCCCAGGACACCGC GACAAACTACCTAGCCATTCCCTCAGAAAATAAAGAGAACCTGGGTGTTCCAGTTACAGAATAA